Genomic DNA from Pseudobdellovibrionaceae bacterium:
GACCGTAGCCCGCGAAAACCAAAAGCTCGGCCGCTAGCAGCTCCGCCCGGTGGAAGATCTGCGCGTAGATGATCGCGGCCAGCGCCGTGGCGGCGCCCGCGATCCAGTACGGAAGCGCGCCGAGAAACTTCTGGCGTGCCGAGGCCAGGTGATTGCGCTCGTCAAACAGATCCACGGCGACATGAGCCTGCTGATTCAAACGCGCGCGAATTTTTTCTCGCCAGCTCTTGAACATACCGGCCGTTCTACTCCCCTCTGCCGCGCAGGGCAAGACGTTGATTCCCCTGCCCGCGAGCCTAGCATGAAGCCATGTACCGAATCTACGGCTCGACCCGCTCTCCTTTCGCGCGCATCCCGCGGCTCTTCATGATCCAGCATGGGATCCCGTTTCATTTCGAAGTCATCGACTTTCTTGATTCACGCGAAGAGGCGGCACGTTTAGCGTCACTCACGCCGATCAATAAAGTCCCGTTTCTCGAGGACGGCGCGCAAATCTATTACGATTCGCGCGTGATCATGAACCACCTCATGAAAAAGCACGAAATCCCCGCGCTCTCTGCCGATGACGAGAACCGCGTGACCGCGATCTATTCGCTGATGGATTCCCTGGTGCATCTGTTTCTGATGCGTCGGAACGGTTTCGACGTCGATTCGCCCAACGTCTTCATTGACCGTCTGAAGGCGCGCGTCCCCGCGGCGCTCGAGTTCACGCGGGCGTGGAGCGCGAGCCTTGATCCCGACCGGGCGGAGGATTGGAATTACGCTTCGATGAGTCTGTACGCCGCGCTCTTCTGGGCCGATGCGCGAGGGCTTCTGAAATTGGCCGACGAGCCCGCGCACGCCGCCTTCCTGGAGCGCTTCGCGAAAAGACCGGGTATCACTGAGACCGGATTTTAGGACTTTTTCGTTTTGTCGAATTTGTCCCGCGCCCGCTTCACTTGATCCCAGTGGTCCGTCACCCATTCCAAAAGCCGGTCCATGGGCTTCATGAGTTCAAGACCCAAGGGGGTCAACTCGTATTCGACCTTGGGAGGGACGACCGGAAACACCTCACGTGTGACGAGCCCGTCGCGTTCGAGTGACCGGAGCGTGGACGTCAGCATCGTCTGCGAGATGCCATAGAGGTTTCGTTGCAGCTCTGAAAAACGTTCGCGCCCCCCGCGGCCTCGATCAGGTAATGGGGACCCGTCGCGTTTCCGTAAATCCGTCCCGAGGCGGGGCCATGCGCGTAGAAGAAAAAGACTTTGGGCTTCGTCTTCGCGCCCGCGCGGACTTTGTCTTCGACTTTTTTGATGGCGGCAGTGAAGCGTGCGATCTCGGCCTGCCCTTTTTCTTTTTGCCCCAAAACTTCGGCGATGGTGGTCACGCGACGTTTGTAGCCTTCGATCCCCCCTTTGTCCGAAGCTTCGAGTATCAGCACCGGCACCTTCGCCGAGCGCAGCTGCTGCACGGAGGCGGGCGGCAAGTTCTCTTCGGTCGCGATCACGAGATCGGGCTTCAGGCTGATCATGCCTTCCACACTGGGACGATACGGATGCCCGACCTTTTCGATTTTTTCGACCGCGGCCGGGAACTGCGCACCGGCATCGACGCCGACGATGCGCGCACCTTCCCCCAAGGCGAAGATGATCTCCGTCGTGGTCGGATTGATCGCGACGATCCGTTTCGGATTCTCGATCGTGATCGAGGTTTGGTCGTAACCGGTGACGGTGACCGCTTCGGCGAGCGGCGACAAAGAAAGGGCGAAGGCAATCACGAACATCCAGCGCATGGGGTATCTCCTCTGCGCATCTGGATAATGTGAGCAAGATTCAGATTCAATCTTCCGACGGCGGGGGCGGAAGTTGCGACCCGAACGCAATTCAAGTGAAAATCACTTAAGAATCTCCATCCTCTTTCCACGAAAGACGCTTAGTTTTTCGCCAGATCCAGAAGACCGTCCGCCTGGATCTTCAAGTACGGATTCCAGGCCACTTCCCAGAAATGTCCATCCAGATCTTGGAAGTAACCGCTATGGCCGCCCCAGAAAACGTCCTGCGCGGGCTTCACGATCTTGGCGCCGCAACTCACCGCCCGTTCAAGCAAGGGCGCGACCTCTTCCTTCGTGCGCACGTTGTGTGCGAGCGTCACCCCGCGAAAGCCCTGCCCTTCACCCGACACCGTCACGTCGTGCGCGAGGTGCTCCCAAGGGAACAGCGCAAACAACCAACCCCCTTGATCGTAAAAAGCGATCTTCGAAGAGTCTGCCTCGGTCGGATGCCAGCCGAAGAGCTCATGGAAGAAGCTTTTCGATTTCTCCAGATCCCGAACGCCCAAGGTGACGATATTCAAACGTTGCATGCCGACTCCTTACGCAGGCCGCAGTTTCAAACGGCCGTAGGCGATGAAAGCCCCGATCGCGGCCACGACCAACCAGTACATGACGGGAGCGTGATCCGGCTCTCCGGAAAGAAAGTGGATCACGCAGAATAAAATCATCTCGAATGAAACGAAAAGTGCGGCGTGGGGAATCCACTTGCGCATGGAATGCACGAACAAAGGGACGACCAGCAAAAGCGCGGCGAGGATTTCCGGCACACTGAGCCCCAACCAAACCGCATTGGGAAGCAGGGCGAGCGAAGGCACCGTCTGCTCTGAATTCGAGAACTTCCAAAGCGCTCCCGCCAAGGTGTGAAATCCGAAAAGACCTTGCAGAACCCAAAGCAGAATGTTCACCGGGACCTCCGCAAAAATTGTAACGGGAACTCGTCGCCAATTCCATCCCAATTCCAGACAAATTGAATTGAGAAGCTCGACACAACCCGATAGAACGCCCAAATGAAAAACGACGAGAACGAAGTTCTTATCACCCAACTTTGGGATTTGTTTTCCGCCCAGAAATGGCAGGAATCAAAGGATCTCTTTCACGAAGAATTTCGGGCCGACTGGCCCCCGTCGCGAGAACGTTTCGTCGGGGCAGACGCTTTCGTCGACATGAATTGCGTTTACCCCGGGAATCATCAGATTCAAGTCATGCAGCTGATGTCCTCGGGGGACCGCGTGGTTTCGGCGGTCTCTGTCACCGCAGATACTGGACAACGGGCTTTCGCGACTTCATTTTTCCAAATCAAAGACCGGAAAATTTGGAAGCTCATCGAATTCTGGGGCGCTCCCTACGAAGCTCCGGAATGGCGAAAGCCCTACTCACAACGCTACTAAGCGACAGTGAAGAGGTCCAAAGTGATGGGAACGGCCGCTAAACCAAATCGAGAAGGCGACGGAAGTCGTGAATCACGAAATCCGCGCCCAAAGCCAAAAGCGCGTCCGCGTGCCCCGGAAGAATGTGTTTCCCTCCGGTAAAGCCGCAGACCTTCATGCCGGCCGCTTTGCCCGCGCGTACGCCGGCGGCGCTGTCCTCCACGACCAGACACTCCGAAACGTCCCAGCCCATCTCACCCGCGGCGTGCAGAAAGAGGTCCGGCGCGGGCTTTCCCCGCGTGACCATGTGTCCGCTGAATAACACCGAGGGAAAGTAGGCGGCCAGTCCCGTCCACGCGAGTTTGCGCTCAATCCAGGCGAGTTCGCTGCTTGAGGCAACGCAACGAGGCCGCTCAAGATTCATCAAGACCTCGGCGACACCGGAAATCGGCTTGAGCTCGCGCGCGTAAACGGCTTCGACTCTTTCATCGACGAGCGCTAGGTAGTTCGATGGCAGGCGCGCGAGCTCTTCTTGGATCAAGGGATGATTGGTCCCCAAACCGACGAATTTTTGAATCTGCTCTTCCAGCGTGGTCGGAAATCCGAGCTCGGTTTTCACCTCGGCCTCCACCCGGTTCGCGAGAATCTCACTGTCCACCAAAACCCCATCGCAGTCGAAAATGACGTAGCGAGGACGTGCCATACACACTCCTAAAAATTCCGAGTGAGGCGACCTCATAGAGGCGCCCACTTCAAAAAGGATGCAGATGTCTTTTGATGATCACTTTGATTGAAAAGAAAAAAGCCGGAACGCTTCTTTCGCTCGATGAATCCCTTTGTGCCGGCGTCACCGCCGGGTTTTAGAATTCACTTGAAGGTCGAGCCAACCTTCGGGGGACCCGCCGAATCTTTCGATACTCCCCGTCCTCGTCACCTGGCTGCAAATTCCCAGGCCTGGCGCTCATGATCTCGAGGTGAGGCTAATTCGATGCCGAAGAAACCGCAAGCGGCCGCGCCCCGGGGCCGCCCGGGCCTGCTCCAGAAATACGAAACTCTTGCTCGACCCCTTCAGGGGGACGGAGAAGAGAAAGCCGTCTATTTTTTGATTTAAAAATTGGTCGGGGGAGCCTTACAACTGCTCACCAGCTTCAACCGCTTGAAAAGATTAGCCTTCATCATCACGATCAGCAAGGAATTTTCGAGAAAGCGGCACCCCTCTACAGACAAGGCCGCTCTCTTCGAGAGATTGCACAGGAACTTTCGGTCGCGAAAACAAGCGTCCGTCAGTCTTTGATTTCGGGTGGTATGGACCTTCGCCCGTCTTGCCGGGATAACACTTACAAGACTATCAGGACCACCAAGCGTCACCATGGAGTCGCGCCTTACGGTTACATTTCTCACCTCGGACAACTTCATCAGGAGCCGCGCGAGCAAGCCAACATAACCCTCATCGTTGAGCTGAAGTCCAAAGGACTCTCGCTAAATGGCATCGCTAAAGAG
This window encodes:
- a CDS encoding glutathione S-transferase, giving the protein MYRIYGSTRSPFARIPRLFMIQHGIPFHFEVIDFLDSREEAARLASLTPINKVPFLEDGAQIYYDSRVIMNHLMKKHEIPALSADDENRVTAIYSLMDSLVHLFLMRRNGFDVDSPNVFIDRLKARVPAALEFTRAWSASLDPDRAEDWNYASMSLYAALFWADARGLLKLADEPAHAAFLERFAKRPGITETGF
- a CDS encoding nuclear transport factor 2 family protein, coding for MKNDENEVLITQLWDLFSAQKWQESKDLFHEEFRADWPPSRERFVGADAFVDMNCVYPGNHQIQVMQLMSSGDRVVSAVSVTADTGQRAFATSFFQIKDRKIWKLIEFWGAPYEAPEWRKPYSQRY
- a CDS encoding helix-turn-helix transcriptional regulator — encoded protein: MLLTLSRCAEEIPHALDVRDCLRPFFVAARRSGHRHRLRPNLDHDRESETDRRDQSDHDGDHLRLGGRCAHRRRRCRCAVPGRGRKNRKGRASVSSQCGRHDQPEARSRDRDRRELAARLRAAAALGEGAGADTRSFGQRGDRRLQTSRDHHRRSFGAKRKRAGRDRTLHCRHQKSRRQSPRGREDEAQSLFLLRAWPRLGTDLRKRDGSPLPDRGRGGRERFSELQRNLYGISQTMLTSTLRSLERDGLVTREVFPVVPPKVEYELTPLGLELMKPMDRLLEWVTDHWDQVKRARDKFDKTKKS
- a CDS encoding VOC family protein — translated: MQRLNIVTLGVRDLEKSKSFFHELFGWHPTEADSSKIAFYDQGGWLFALFPWEHLAHDVTVSGEGQGFRGVTLAHNVRTKEEVAPLLERAVSCGAKIVKPAQDVFWGGHSGYFQDLDGHFWEVAWNPYLKIQADGLLDLAKN
- a CDS encoding recombinase family protein — translated: MDLRPSCRDNTYKTIRTTKRHHGVAPYGYISHLGQLHQEPREQANITLIVELKSKGLSLNGIAKEMNRRKRKNRSGGLWDHSLVRSILNRNNRLNRKDH
- a CDS encoding DoxX family protein, producing the protein MNILLWVLQGLFGFHTLAGALWKFSNSEQTVPSLALLPNAVWLGLSVPEILAALLLVVPLFVHSMRKWIPHAALFVSFEMILFCVIHFLSGEPDHAPVMYWLVVAAIGAFIAYGRLKLRPA
- a CDS encoding HAD family hydrolase — its product is MARPRYVIFDCDGVLVDSEILANRVEAEVKTELGFPTTLEEQIQKFVGLGTNHPLIQEELARLPSNYLALVDERVEAVYARELKPISGVAEVLMNLERPRCVASSSELAWIERKLAWTGLAAYFPSVLFSGHMVTRGKPAPDLFLHAAGEMGWDVSECLVVEDSAAGVRAGKAAGMKVCGFTGGKHILPGHADALLALGADFVIHDFRRLLDLV